From Drosophila nasuta strain 15112-1781.00 chromosome X, ASM2355853v1, whole genome shotgun sequence, one genomic window encodes:
- the LOC132796399 gene encoding serine protease SP24D-like, which produces MMKSLLIACLAIALASAAPHSSQLDGRIVGGLDAVEGQFPHQVSLRQLTSHICGGSIIAPQIILTAAHCVTSEASDGSLKVTSAKQLSIRAGTVDRSSGGVVVNVAKVIVHESYGNFLNDVALLVLDQPLTYSAVIKAIPLASVDTAVGSEVVISGWGRLTTGGASPRLLQYNTLSSLSKNQCISSTFMFTSSLICLAHTAGNGACNGDSGGPAIQNGQLVGIAGFVIGGCGSTNPDGYAKVFYHRDWIVKNANL; this is translated from the exons ATGATGAAGAGCCTTCTGATTGCCTGCTTGGCCATTGCTTTGGCCTCTGCTGCTCCTCATAGCTCCCAGCTGGATGGTCGCATTGTGGGCGGATTGGATGCCGTTGAAGGACAATTCCCCCATCAGGTGTCGTTGCGTCAGCTTACCTCGCACATCTGCGGCGGCAGCATCATTGCACCCCAGATCATTCTTACTGCAGCTCATTGCGTCACCAGCGAAGCTTCCGACGGCTCACTGAAGGT TACCTCGGCTAAGCAGCTGAGCATTCGTGCCGGAACCGTGGAtcgcagcagcggcggcgttGTCGTCAACGTGGCCAAGGTCATTGTCCATGAGAGCTATGGGAACTTCTTGAACGATGTCGCACTCCTGGTGCTCGACCAGCCCCTCACCTACTCCGCCGTGATCAAGGCCATTCCTCTGGCCAGCGTTGATACCGCAGTTGGCAGCGAGGTTGTCATCTCTGGCTGGGGTCGTCTCACCACTGGCGGAGCCTCGCCCCGCCTGCTGCAGTACAACACGCTTAGCTCGCTGTCGAAGAATCAGTGCATCAGCTCCACCTTCATGTTCACCAGTAGTTTGATCTGTTTGGCCCACACCGCCGGCAACGGTGCTTGCAACGGCGACTCTGGTGGCCCGGCTATCCAGAATGGTCAACTCGTTGGCATTGCTGGCTTTGTGATTGGCGGCTGTGGCTCCACAAATCCCGATGGCTATGCCAAGGTCTTCTATCATCGCGATTGGATTGTCAAGAATGCCAATTTGTAA